In Callospermophilus lateralis isolate mCalLat2 chromosome 4, mCalLat2.hap1, whole genome shotgun sequence, one genomic interval encodes:
- the LOC143398383 gene encoding taste receptor type 2 member 140-like: protein MDGIVHRILEIILTVEFTIGVLGNGFITVVNCVDWVKRRKISSVDQILTALALSRIGQLLFPFIYAFIYALHPDVFMSRKMLKIIIVTGAMVNHSSIWLAAGLSIFYFLKIANFSNSLFLYLKWRVKKVVSVTLLMSLNFLILNIVLLNTQLDVWIAAYKGNLTFSSNLDKFAQFSHTFSFINVMFMVIPFTLSLMTALLLIFSLWRHLKRMHHSAKGSRDASTVAHVKALQLVITFLLLYVIFFLSLLVEICNPVFLDKYIIILIVWSIGVTFPSGHSFILILGNNKLKRPLFPCCGS from the coding sequence ATGGATGGTATTGTACATAGAATATTGGAAATCATTTTAACTGTGGAATTTACAATTGGAGTTTTAGGAAATGGATTCATAACAGTAGTGAACTGCGTGGACTGGGTCAAGAGAAGAAAGATCTCTTCAGTTGATCAAATTCTCACTGCTTTGGCACTCTCTCGAATTGGCCAGCTCCTTTTCCCATTCATATATGCATTCATCTATGCACTGCATCCAGATGTATTTATGTctagaaaaatgttaaaaataataattgttacTGGGGCAATGGTCAACCATTCCAGCATCTGGCTTGCTGCAGGTCTCAgcatcttttattttctcaagataGCCAATTTTTCTAACTCTCTTTTTCTTTACCTAAAGTGGAGAGTTAAAAAGGTGGTGTCAGTGACCCTGCTGATGTCTCTAAACTTCTTGATTTTGAATATTGTATTGTTGAACACTCAACTTGATGTCTGGATTGCTGCATATAAAGGAAACCTGACTTTCAGTTCCAATTTGGATAAGTTTGCACAGTTTTCCCATACTTTTTCATTCATCAACGTTATGTTCATGGTGATACCCTTCACTCTGTCCCTGATGACTGCTCTCCTGCTCATCTTCTCTCTGTGGAGGCACCTGAAGAGGATGCACCACAGTGCCAAAGGGTCCAGGGACGCCAGCACCGTGGCCCACGTGAAAGCCTTGCAATTGGTGATCACCTTTCTGCTACTGtatgtcattttttttctgtcGCTTCTTGTTGAAATTTGTAACCCTGTGTTTCTtgataaatatattattattttaattgtctGGTCTATTGGAGTGACTTTTCCTTCAGGCCATTCATTTATCCTGATTCTGGGAAATAATAAGCTGAAACGGCCTCTCTTTCCGTGTTGTGGTAGCTGA